One part of the Bacteroidales bacterium genome encodes these proteins:
- the lpxA gene encoding acyl-ACP--UDP-N-acetylglucosamine O-acyltransferase codes for MIQPLAYVHPQAKVANNVILDPFVTIEKNTEIGEGTWIGHHATIMEGARIGRNCRIFPGAVISAIPQDLKFDGEETTVHIGDNTTIREFVTVNRGTKASYKTVIGKNCLLMAYVHVAHDCVIGNNVILANAATLAGHIEIDDYAIVGGLAAVHQFVKIGAHSMISGGGMARKDIPPYTKAAREPLSYVGVNSIGLRRRGFTNEQINQIQEIYRIIYLKNYNVSQAVNIIEADVPATPERDEILTFIASSARGIMKGYTSLFNNTKE; via the coding sequence ATGATCCAACCGTTAGCATATGTTCATCCCCAGGCCAAAGTAGCCAATAATGTGATCCTCGACCCATTTGTTACCATTGAAAAAAATACCGAAATCGGAGAAGGTACCTGGATTGGCCATCATGCCACCATTATGGAAGGGGCCAGGATCGGAAGAAATTGCAGGATCTTCCCGGGAGCAGTAATTTCTGCCATCCCGCAGGATCTGAAATTCGACGGGGAAGAAACCACCGTTCATATAGGTGATAATACCACTATCCGGGAATTTGTCACTGTAAATCGCGGTACAAAAGCCAGTTATAAAACCGTTATCGGAAAGAACTGCCTGTTGATGGCTTATGTTCATGTAGCACATGATTGCGTAATAGGCAATAACGTGATCCTCGCCAATGCAGCCACCCTCGCCGGGCACATAGAAATCGATGATTATGCTATCGTTGGCGGATTGGCAGCTGTACACCAGTTTGTAAAGATCGGGGCCCATTCCATGATTTCAGGCGGCGGTATGGCCAGGAAAGATATTCCACCTTATACCAAAGCAGCACGTGAGCCCCTCTCCTATGTGGGTGTCAATTCTATCGGTCTCCGCAGAAGAGGGTTTACCAATGAGCAGATTAACCAGATCCAGGAAATCTACCGTATCATCTACCTGAAGAATTATAATGTCTCCCAGGCCGTGAATATTATTGAAGCCGACGTGCCGGCCACACCCGAGCGCGATGAGATACTTACCTTCATTGCCAGTTCCGCCCGTGGCATCATGAAAGGATATACCAGTCTTTTTAATAATACTAAAGAGTAG
- a CDS encoding bifunctional UDP-3-O-[3-hydroxymyristoyl] N-acetylglucosamine deacetylase/3-hydroxyacyl-ACP dehydratase: MLDNQKTVKRPGSLTGVGLHTGKEVTLTFRPAPINFGKKFIRIDLEGRPEINAVVENVVDTARGTSIAENGAKIQTVEHVLAAIAGLGIDNLIIEVDQAETPIMDGSSRYFIEALNQCGIQEQPAVREYFELRTPVFYEEPENKIEMVAMPYPRFKVTTMINFETKVLGSQYAIMEKIEDFSHEISICRTFVFLHELEYLLKNELIRGGDLNNAIVFVNRTVSQEELNRLAKLFKKPSVKVLNEGILNNLELHFENEPARHKLLDVVGDLSLLGKPLKAHIIVRRPGHTANAKFARLIRQQLNKDRKMSQAPLYDPNKPPILDINQIKSILPHRPPFLLIDKIIEMTENRVVGVKNVTMNEPFFVGHFPDEPVMPGVLQVEAMAQAGGVLVLSTVPNPQDYTTLFLKIDQVRFRQKVVPGDTLIFDLKLAGPIRRGICHMEGVAYVGNKIVMEAVLMASIVEKGTNNIANPKK; the protein is encoded by the coding sequence ATGTTAGATAACCAAAAAACAGTCAAAAGGCCTGGAAGCCTTACCGGAGTTGGATTACACACCGGTAAAGAGGTAACTTTGACCTTCCGGCCGGCACCGATCAATTTTGGCAAAAAGTTCATCCGTATTGACCTGGAAGGACGACCGGAAATAAATGCTGTTGTCGAAAACGTTGTAGATACGGCACGGGGCACCAGTATTGCAGAAAACGGGGCCAAGATACAGACTGTTGAGCATGTTCTTGCTGCAATAGCAGGACTCGGGATTGATAACCTTATCATTGAAGTTGACCAGGCGGAAACCCCTATTATGGACGGTAGTTCCCGTTATTTTATCGAAGCGCTTAACCAATGTGGTATCCAGGAACAACCTGCAGTGCGTGAATATTTCGAATTACGCACCCCTGTATTTTACGAAGAGCCTGAAAACAAGATCGAAATGGTGGCTATGCCCTACCCACGGTTCAAGGTGACGACGATGATAAACTTCGAAACCAAAGTCCTGGGTTCACAGTATGCCATCATGGAAAAAATAGAAGACTTCAGTCATGAAATATCCATTTGCAGGACATTTGTATTCCTCCATGAACTGGAATACCTGCTGAAGAATGAGCTTATCCGTGGCGGAGATCTTAATAATGCCATCGTTTTTGTTAACAGGACTGTTAGCCAGGAAGAACTTAACCGGCTCGCCAAGCTTTTTAAAAAACCTTCGGTAAAAGTGCTGAATGAAGGGATATTGAATAACCTGGAACTGCATTTTGAAAATGAACCTGCCCGTCATAAACTGCTCGATGTAGTCGGGGACCTTTCCCTGCTGGGGAAACCATTGAAAGCACATATCATTGTCCGTCGGCCCGGGCATACCGCTAATGCAAAATTCGCAAGACTGATCAGACAACAACTTAATAAAGACCGAAAAATGAGCCAAGCGCCATTGTATGATCCGAACAAACCGCCGATCCTGGATATCAACCAGATTAAGAGCATCCTGCCCCATCGGCCACCTTTCCTCCTGATCGATAAAATCATCGAAATGACTGAAAACAGAGTCGTTGGAGTGAAAAATGTAACGATGAACGAGCCATTCTTTGTAGGTCATTTCCCTGATGAACCGGTGATGCCCGGCGTGCTCCAGGTGGAAGCCATGGCCCAGGCAGGCGGTGTATTGGTCCTTAGTACCGTCCCTAATCCGCAGGATTACACTACTTTGTTTCTTAAAATTGACCAGGTCAGATTCCGGCAAAAAGTTGTACCCGGTGATACGCTGATTTTTGACCTGAAACTTGCCGGGCCAATCAGGAGGGGCATTTGCCACATGGAAGGCGTTGCCTATGTTGGTAATAAAATTGTTATGGAGGCCGTACTAATGGCTTCAATCGTGGAAAAAGGAACCAATAACATAGCAAATCCAAAGAAATGA
- the lpxD gene encoding UDP-3-O-(3-hydroxymyristoyl)glucosamine N-acyltransferase: MEFSASQIAEVIEGIVEGNPDATISRLSKIEEGEPGTLSFLANPKYTPYIYTTRASIVIVNKDFSPDQPIRSTLIRVEDAYTAFARLLELYNKIINEKKGVSSLSFVAKSAVIGKDVYIGEFAYIGEHVVIGDNAKIFPQVFLGDNVKVGSDSTLFAGVVVYSDNIIGKECTIHGGVVIGADGFGFAPQQDKNYKKIAQIGNVIIEDNVEIGSNTTIDRATLGSTIIRKGAKLDNLIQIAHNVEIGENTVIAAQTGISGSTKIGKNCMIAGQVGFVGHLSIGDDVKIGAQSGVSCDLKDGSIFMGSPAIDISIHRRALVHFKNLPEIVKRLDQLERRLNQP; the protein is encoded by the coding sequence ATGGAGTTTTCAGCCAGCCAGATAGCAGAAGTTATAGAAGGTATTGTTGAAGGTAACCCCGATGCTACGATAAGTCGTCTTTCCAAAATCGAAGAAGGGGAACCTGGAACACTTTCATTTCTGGCAAATCCAAAATATACACCCTACATATATACTACCCGGGCATCGATTGTCATTGTCAACAAGGATTTTTCACCTGATCAGCCTATCCGTTCGACCCTGATCCGTGTTGAAGATGCTTATACTGCATTTGCCAGGTTGCTGGAATTATATAACAAGATAATTAATGAAAAGAAAGGCGTTTCATCGTTATCCTTCGTGGCAAAATCTGCCGTTATCGGCAAGGATGTTTATATCGGTGAATTTGCATATATTGGAGAGCATGTTGTAATAGGAGATAATGCAAAGATCTTCCCCCAGGTATTTTTGGGCGATAATGTTAAAGTAGGCAGTGATTCGACCCTTTTCGCCGGCGTTGTTGTTTATTCTGATAATATTATCGGTAAAGAATGCACGATACATGGCGGTGTAGTGATAGGCGCTGATGGCTTTGGCTTTGCCCCTCAACAGGATAAAAACTATAAGAAGATTGCCCAGATCGGCAATGTCATTATTGAGGATAACGTAGAGATTGGTTCCAATACCACTATCGACAGGGCTACACTTGGATCTACCATTATCCGTAAAGGAGCTAAACTGGATAACCTGATCCAGATAGCGCATAACGTAGAGATCGGGGAAAATACTGTCATTGCTGCACAAACCGGCATCTCCGGCTCAACCAAGATAGGCAAAAACTGCATGATTGCAGGACAGGTTGGTTTTGTCGGTCATTTATCCATCGGCGATGATGTCAAAATTGGCGCCCAATCTGGTGTATCCTGTGATTTAAAAGACGGATCAATTTTTATGGGGTCCCCGGCCATTGACATCTCCATTCACAGGAGAGCGCTGGTCCACTTTAAAAACCTCCCTGAAATCGTTAAAAGGCTGGATCAATTGGAAAGAAGATTGAACCAACCTTAA
- a CDS encoding PglZ domain-containing protein, giving the protein MEKIKILWVDDEIEILKPHIMFLQQKGYEVDTSNNGDEGLEMIFSRPYDIIFLDENMPGLTGIETLERIKTKYPNLPVVMITKSEEESIMEDAIGSNIADFLIKPVKPNQILLSLKKNLENKKLVSEKTSSSYQQEFRNISMDISNNPDHKGWVDIFRSLTRWELELEKSSDESMQEVLQFQKNEANQVFSKYVENNYLNWVNGRVKDYPVMSPNLFKEKIFPLMDSNESLFVILIDNLRYDQWKAIQPILEEYFRVEKEEIYYSILPTTTQYARNAIFAGLMPLEIERKYPKYWTSEEEEGTKNQFEGELLGEQLKRHGKDVKYAYQKVLNLTAGRKLLETVPNLINNKLTVIVYNFVDMLSHARTEMEIIRELADDEKAYRSLMVSWFNNSPLFDIIKYLAEKKINLVITTDHGSVRSQDPVKVVGDRNTTTNLRYKSGKSLNYNYKEVFEVRNPHDAFLPRTNVSSTYIFCRKNDFFAYPNNYNYYVNYYRNTFQHGGISLEEILVPVAYLKAK; this is encoded by the coding sequence ATGGAAAAGATCAAGATTCTCTGGGTTGATGATGAAATAGAGATACTCAAGCCGCACATTATGTTCTTACAGCAAAAAGGATATGAGGTGGATACTTCAAACAATGGTGATGAAGGGCTTGAAATGATATTTAGCAGGCCTTATGATATAATTTTTTTAGATGAAAATATGCCAGGTCTTACAGGTATAGAAACATTGGAAAGAATAAAAACGAAATACCCTAACCTGCCTGTGGTCATGATCACTAAAAGTGAAGAGGAGTCGATCATGGAAGATGCCATTGGATCCAATATCGCCGACTTCCTGATCAAACCGGTTAAGCCGAACCAGATTCTCCTGAGCCTGAAAAAAAACCTGGAAAACAAAAAACTGGTCAGTGAAAAGACCTCATCTTCCTACCAGCAGGAATTCAGGAATATCAGCATGGACATCTCGAATAACCCTGATCACAAAGGCTGGGTCGATATATTCCGGAGCCTCACCCGTTGGGAACTGGAACTGGAAAAATCGAGCGATGAGAGCATGCAGGAGGTGCTTCAATTTCAGAAGAACGAAGCAAACCAGGTTTTCTCCAAATATGTTGAGAATAATTACCTCAATTGGGTCAATGGCAGGGTAAAAGATTACCCGGTTATGTCGCCCAATCTTTTCAAGGAAAAGATATTCCCTTTGATGGACAGTAATGAGTCCCTTTTTGTAATCCTCATTGATAATCTCCGATATGACCAGTGGAAAGCTATACAGCCTATCCTGGAAGAGTATTTCAGGGTTGAAAAAGAAGAAATTTATTATAGCATCCTGCCAACAACCACTCAATACGCCCGCAATGCCATTTTCGCCGGCCTAATGCCGCTTGAGATCGAACGAAAGTATCCCAAATACTGGACTTCTGAGGAGGAAGAAGGCACCAAGAACCAGTTTGAAGGAGAATTACTTGGAGAGCAATTAAAACGCCACGGCAAAGATGTCAAATATGCATACCAAAAGGTATTAAACCTGACTGCCGGGAGAAAACTTCTAGAGACAGTTCCCAATTTGATTAATAATAAGCTCACGGTGATCGTATACAATTTTGTCGATATGCTTTCCCATGCCCGCACAGAAATGGAAATCATCCGGGAACTGGCCGATGATGAAAAAGCATACCGCTCGCTGATGGTTTCCTGGTTCAACAATTCACCTTTATTTGACATCATTAAATACCTTGCGGAAAAAAAGATAAACCTGGTCATTACGACCGACCATGGTTCCGTTCGTTCGCAGGATCCTGTGAAGGTGGTGGGTGACCGAAATACTACGACAAACCTGCGGTATAAATCCGGCAAGAGCCTGAATTACAATTACAAGGAAGTTTTTGAGGTGCGGAATCCACACGATGCATTCCTTCCCAGGACTAATGTAAGTTCGACATATATTTTTTGCCGGAAGAACGATTTTTTCGCTTATCCGAACAACTACAACTATTACGTGAATTATTACCGTAATACTTTCCAGCATGGAGGCATTTCCCTGGAGGAGATCCTTGTGCCGGTGGCGTATCTGAAAGCGAAGTGA
- the tsaE gene encoding tRNA (adenosine(37)-N6)-threonylcarbamoyltransferase complex ATPase subunit type 1 TsaE has protein sequence MKDLVFQNITLSEVPDIARKILNEYPEERVFALYGDLGAGKTTLIKALCHVLGVNDDVTSPSFAIVNEYEAGGIDLIYHFDFYRIKKLEEVLDIGYEEYLYSGYYCFLEWADKIEELLPEAYVYIAITKNENDEGRKMIITVKN, from the coding sequence ATGAAAGATCTTGTTTTCCAGAATATTACTCTTTCGGAAGTGCCTGATATTGCACGTAAGATCCTTAATGAATATCCTGAAGAGCGGGTTTTTGCCTTATATGGTGACCTTGGGGCCGGAAAGACCACACTGATCAAAGCATTGTGCCATGTTCTCGGCGTAAACGATGACGTGACCAGCCCTTCTTTTGCGATTGTCAATGAATATGAAGCCGGAGGAATTGATTTGATTTATCATTTTGATTTTTACCGGATTAAAAAACTGGAAGAAGTTTTGGACATTGGTTATGAAGAATACCTGTACAGCGGTTATTATTGTTTTCTGGAATGGGCTGACAAGATAGAGGAACTTTTACCTGAGGCATACGTATACATAGCCATTACGAAAAACGAAAACGATGAAGGCCGGAAAATGATCATCACCGTTAAAAATTAG
- a CDS encoding alanine dehydrogenase — translation MDQNQKSFIKFSHSESLMPKEEMLEVQRQRCRLTIGIPREIAHQERRVGLVPEAVSLLVQNGHTVLIETNAGSGARFHDHEYSEAGGQIVYSDKEVYQGDIILKVSPPTEEEIEMMMEKQVIFSALNQSNREVSYFRNLIRKKVTAFAHEYIQDQFSSFPVRRTISEIVGNASIMLAARYLSDPEYGKGNMLGGFSGISPTEVVIIGAGTVAENAARVALGMGATVKVFDDSIYRLRRLQVNIQNRIFTSIIQPKVLMNALVTADIVIGAIHSVQGHTPVIITEDMVKNMKPGAVIIDVSIDQGGCVETSRITTHQNPVFKKYDIIHYCVPNIASQVPHTASYALSNFFTPVMLRIGEEGGVDNLIRRDRGICKGVYLFKGILTRQSISDSFNLPFQDIDLLLAAFGG, via the coding sequence ATGGATCAGAATCAGAAAAGCTTCATCAAGTTTTCGCATTCCGAAAGCTTGATGCCCAAGGAAGAAATGCTGGAAGTGCAGCGGCAGAGGTGCCGGCTGACCATTGGAATTCCGAGAGAGATTGCTCACCAGGAGCGAAGGGTTGGCCTGGTACCGGAAGCCGTTAGCCTCCTGGTACAAAACGGACATACTGTTCTGATAGAGACGAATGCCGGCTCTGGAGCGAGGTTCCATGATCATGAATACAGTGAGGCCGGAGGTCAGATTGTTTATTCTGATAAGGAAGTATACCAGGGCGATATTATCCTGAAAGTTTCTCCCCCAACTGAGGAAGAGATAGAAATGATGATGGAGAAGCAGGTCATCTTTTCAGCTTTGAACCAGAGTAACCGTGAAGTTTCCTACTTCCGGAACCTCATCCGCAAAAAGGTCACTGCCTTTGCACATGAATACATACAGGATCAGTTCAGTTCTTTCCCCGTCAGGCGGACGATCAGTGAGATCGTGGGCAATGCATCCATTATGCTTGCCGCCCGGTACCTGAGCGATCCTGAATACGGAAAAGGTAATATGCTGGGCGGTTTTTCCGGTATCAGCCCGACGGAGGTGGTTATCATTGGCGCCGGAACTGTAGCAGAGAATGCTGCCCGCGTAGCTTTAGGGATGGGTGCTACAGTCAAGGTATTTGACGATTCTATTTACCGGTTACGCAGGCTCCAGGTGAATATCCAGAACCGCATTTTCACCTCTATTATCCAGCCCAAAGTGCTGATGAATGCACTGGTTACGGCAGATATCGTCATTGGCGCCATTCATAGCGTCCAGGGGCATACACCGGTGATCATCACTGAAGACATGGTAAAAAATATGAAACCTGGGGCAGTCATCATCGATGTCAGTATCGACCAGGGGGGATGTGTTGAAACCTCTCGCATTACCACCCATCAGAACCCGGTTTTTAAAAAATATGATATCATTCATTATTGTGTGCCCAATATTGCCTCCCAGGTACCACACACTGCTTCCTACGCGCTGAGTAATTTCTTTACACCGGTTATGCTGCGCATCGGTGAAGAAGGAGGGGTCGATAACCTGATCCGCCGTGACCGTGGCATTTGTAAGGGAGTTTATTTGTTTAAGGGAATCCTGACCAGGCAAAGCATAAGCGACTCTTTCAATCTGCCTTTCCAGGATATTGACTTGCTCCTGGCCGCTTTCGGTGGCTGA
- a CDS encoding 3-dehydroquinate synthase codes for MKQPANIKIESLTYPVYLGFNLWREIDQVLQPFLNSGGIYILTDNNTHSHCLPVLKDNVPLLAERPLFSISPGERSKDLSSLERIWTWLMEAGAGHNSLLINLGGGVVSDLGGFAAATFNRGMHYINIPTSLIAQVDAAIGGKTGLNISGIKNQAGLFYDPAAVFSIPVFLETLPEIHFKSGFAEIIKCAALSGHKFWELLKKDGTPENKHIFRLISETVNFKCRIVAADPSDRSTRKMLNFGHTVGHALESISNIRGEDEMLHGQAVATGMICEAYISYEMAGLGAEELDEISAVIKSFFDLKPLRENLFDQLVKIINYDKKKTDNGIGFSLLECLGKPSLGILVNHSNLINSFEYHNNIIQQ; via the coding sequence GTGAAACAACCTGCCAATATTAAAATTGAATCTTTAACCTATCCGGTTTATCTTGGTTTTAATCTATGGCGTGAAATTGATCAGGTCCTGCAACCCTTTCTGAATTCCGGGGGAATTTATATTCTTACAGACAATAACACACATAGCCATTGCCTGCCTGTTCTGAAAGATAATGTTCCCCTGTTGGCTGAACGACCTTTGTTTTCGATTTCACCAGGTGAGCGGTCTAAAGATTTATCAAGTCTTGAAAGAATATGGACCTGGCTGATGGAAGCCGGCGCCGGTCATAATTCATTGCTCATAAACCTCGGCGGTGGGGTGGTCAGCGACCTGGGTGGGTTTGCCGCAGCAACCTTTAACAGAGGGATGCATTATATCAATATTCCCACTTCGCTTATAGCACAGGTTGATGCTGCCATTGGCGGCAAGACCGGATTAAATATTTCAGGGATAAAAAACCAGGCCGGCCTTTTCTATGACCCGGCAGCGGTTTTTAGCATACCGGTGTTTCTTGAAACCCTGCCTGAAATTCATTTTAAATCAGGTTTTGCCGAGATCATCAAATGTGCCGCTCTTTCAGGTCATAAATTCTGGGAACTATTGAAAAAAGATGGCACCCCGGAGAATAAACATATCTTCCGCCTCATCTCCGAAACCGTTAACTTCAAATGCCGGATAGTTGCAGCAGATCCTTCAGACCGGTCCACCAGAAAAATGCTTAACTTTGGACATACGGTAGGGCATGCCCTGGAAAGCATCTCTAATATCCGGGGCGAGGATGAAATGTTGCATGGTCAGGCAGTCGCCACCGGGATGATATGTGAGGCTTATATTTCATATGAAATGGCAGGATTGGGCGCGGAAGAGCTGGACGAGATTTCAGCTGTGATCAAATCTTTTTTCGACTTAAAACCTTTAAGAGAAAATCTGTTTGACCAATTGGTAAAAATAATTAATTACGATAAGAAGAAAACCGACAATGGGATTGGGTTTTCCTTGCTTGAATGTTTGGGGAAACCTTCCCTGGGTATATTGGTTAATCATTCAAACCTCATCAATTCATTCGAATATCATAACAATATAATTCAACAGTGA